The genomic window CGCTCTGAACGAGCGCGACTACGGCGATCTGTCAGGCCTCAACAAAGACGACGCGCGCGCGAAGTGGGGCGAGGAGCAGGTGCTGATCTGGCGTCGCTCCTATGACGTTCCGCCGCCAGGCGGCGAGAGCCTCAAGGATACATTGGCGCGAACGCTGCCGTATTTTGTGCAGGAGATCCTGCCATGCGTGCTGCGTGGTCAGCGCACGCTGGTTGTAGCCCACGGCAATTCGCTGCGCGCGCTCATCATGGTGCTTGAGAAACTAACTCCGGAACAGATTCTGAAGCGCGAGCTCGCCACCGGCGCGCCGGTGATCTATCGCCTCAATGCAGATGCGACAGTGGCTTCTGTGGTCGATACGGCGGGATAAACCGCGCACCTGCCCTCTGGGCGGGAAAGAAGCGTGAAATACGCAAAATCGTCTTCGTTCTTACGGAAGACGATTTTTTTTGAGGCTCAGACATCGCAGAAGCGGCCGGTCTCCCATCCAAGCATGGCCTGCTTGCGCGTCATGCCCCAGTGATAGCCGGTGAGTGCACCGCTCTTGCCAAGCACACGATGACAAGGCACGACAAACGAAATCGGATTCCGCCCGACGGCGGCGCCTACAGCGCGTGATGCCTTTGGCGATGAAATTTTGGTTGCGACATCCGAATAGGTTGTCGCCTTGCCCATCGGAATCTTCAGCAGCTGCTCCCAGACCCTGACTTCGAAGTCGGTCCCGATGAGAACGACACGCAGTGGCTGATCCGCGCACCATTGCGAGGAATCGAAGATACGTTGCGCCAGAGCCGTCGTGCCGTCCTGATCGTGCACATACGTGGCCAGCGGCCAGCGGCGCGTCATATCGGCGAATGCCGATTGTTCGTCGCCTTCATCGGCGAACGCCAATCCCGACAGCCCCCGTTCGCTTGCAATAACGATCGCGACGCCGAACGGTGACGGGTGGAAGCCATAGCGCAGGATTGTGCCTTCTCCGCCTTTCTTCCATTCGCCCGGTGACATGGCTTCGTGTGTGACGAAGAGATCGTGCAGCCGGCCCGGCCCCGAGAGGCCCGAGTCATAGGCGGCATCCAATACGCTGGCGGAATCCCGCAGCAGGCGCTTGGCGTTATCCAGCGTCAGGGCCTGCATGAAGGCCTTCGGCGTCAACCCAGCCCATCGACGGAACAGATGGTGCAATTCGTCGGGGGTGAGGCTTGCGGCGTCGGCCATGGCCTCAATGGTCGGCTGGCTCCGCCAATTTTCCGAGATGAAAGCGATCGCGCGTCGAACCGCGTCATAGTCGCGCAGAGCCGCGGAGGCCGCGGGTTTGACGAGCCGCTGTTCGGAAATGATCGGAGTTGCCATAGCGATATTCATCATAGCGGGGATGTAGGCCGTCCGCACTCCAGCCACCACCCGATTCCTGCTTGGTTTCAGGTCACGGGGTTATACGTGGGGCCTCGTTTGGCAGCCTGGAGGGCAGAGCTTAAAGCCTTGGCAAAGCTAGCTTTTTCCTCGGGGCCGAGAAAGCTGCCGACGGACAGGCGGCGGCCGCGGGAAACCAGATAGAGCTTTTCGATCCCAAATTCCTCATGGACCTGTTTGTCGAGCTGGACCCAAAGCGGATTGAGCGTCCATTCGACAACATGGCCGCGGTGGCTGACGCGGCGGACGCGTAGTTCATATGGCGTCACGACGATGTCTTCACTGGCCGCAGCGCGGCGGAAATTCAGGCGAAAGGCCCAGTACACAATCAGCACGTCCAGGCCGAAAAATCCAAAGACCGGCCAAGCGCCCATCAGCAGAAATACGAAGCCGGCAATGAAGCTGACTGCGGTGAGAAATCCCATCAGCGCGAGGAAGCCGCCGCGGCTGAGGGAACGATGCGGCGTCAGTCGCGCGGAAAACAGCGGTGCGTCCTGTAGCGGAGGATCAAAGTCGTTGCGGTTGTCCATAGCGGTTCACTATACCGGCATCATGGCAAAAAAGACCATCACGTCCCGTTCAAATACTCCACCGAAGCCTCGCACGCCGAAAGCCGCAAAGCGACCAGGAAAAGGTGTGCGACCCAAGGCAAGCAAGACCTCCAAAACCAAGAGCTCCAAAACCAAATCTTGGACGCCGGAGGAAGTCCACGAGGCCTTCAGCCGCTTCAGCAAGGCCAATCCGGAGCCGAAGGGTGAGCTCGAACATCTCAACCCTTACACCCTGTTGGTCGCGGTGGCGCTGTCCGCGCAGGCGACAGATGTTGGTGTCAACAAGGCGACGCGGCATCTGTTCCCTGTCGCCGACACGCCGCAAAAGATGGTGGCGCTCGGCGAGGAGAAGCTGCGCGAATACATCAGGACTATCGGGCTTTATCGCACCAAGGCAAAGAACGTCATCGCCCTGTCAGAACAGTTGATCGCAAACCACGGTGGCGAGGTGCCGCGTTCACGCGAGGAGCTGGAGAAATTGCCGGGCGTGGGGCGCAAGACGGCCAACGTCGTTCTCAATATTGCTTTTGGCGAACCGACGATCGCGGTTGATACGCATCTGTTTCGGGTCGGAAACCGCACAGGTCTGGCGCCTGGCAAAACACCGCTGGAGGTTGAACTTGCAATGGACAAAATTGTCCCAGCCGAGTTCAAGCGTCACGCCCATCATTGGCTGATCCTGCATGGGCGCTACACGTGCGTGGCGCGCAAGCCGCGTTGCGAGGTGTGTCTGATCAACGATCTTTGCCGTTGGCCGGAAAAGGCCGTTCCAGCCTGACAACTAGTGGAGCGGATTTGACGTTCGCTACCCTGCTTGCCTGGAATTCGTTATGCGAACGTCAAATCCCAAAGCCCCACTAACGTTCGCAAAAGTGTCGGACCACTAGGCCGTTGGAATGCCCGCCTTGCGGGTGGGCTCGATGAGCTCTGGCCGCGGGCCTGAAAGCCGCTTGTGCATGTGAACCATGAAGGCCATGCCGAATAGCGGCGTTGCGAGATTGATGATCGGTATGGACACGAATGCCGCGATGAACAGGCCTGCGGTGAACACCGTCGTGGCGTATTGTTTGCGCATCTGTTTGGCTTCTTCCGGCGATCGGAAACGCATCGCCGCGAGTTCAAAATATTCGCGCCCCAGCAGCCATGCCGTCGCAATGAAGAATGCAATGACGCCAGCGCCCGCGACAAATACAAACGGCAGCGCGAGCAGGTAAACGAGAAGAGTCAGCAGCGCAGTTTTTGAACCTTCAATCATCGCGCGCCCGATGGGAAGCGCCACGCCGGGACGTTCCGCCGGATAATGCTCGCGTTCGACGACGTCCGCGACATCGTCAACAAACACGCTTGCGACCAGCGAGGTGATCGCCGGCATCAGAAATACCGCGCCGGCAACAATGCCCAATCCGGCTGCAATCGAAACAAACCACGCCAAAATGTTCAGCGGAGTGTGGAAATTGGGCCCGAGCATTGTTTCGGCCCAGATTTCTCCCGATCCGGCAAGCCAACTTAACAGCCGCTGCAGCAGAACTGCGACGACGACGATCAGCACCAATGCGAGACCAACCGACTTCCATAGGATCGCCCGCATCGGCGGCGACAGGATTTGTGACAACGCCTTGAGTGCGGCGTCAAGCATGGCTTCTGCCTCCTAAAATCTCATGAGAATTAGATACCGCGGCAGATTTCAGCAAGTATTGGGGTAGGCCGCAAATCGCGACATTTGCACTCATTTTTGATGGCGAATTGTTCGTGGTGCCGTCAGGTTTGCACCGCCGCAGCTTCAAATCATTTTTTGGTCATCGCGCGGGCCGATCTTTGACGGATTGCGTCCGTAACTATGTGCGCCTGGCGATTCTTGTATCGCGCTGCGGAGTGTCATCCTGACAACCCCACATGAATTGCAGCTGAACAAGCTCTCATTCACCTGCGCGTCATCACGCCAACCAAGAAACGTTCCAAATCAAGGAGACAGTCATGGCAGGTGTTTTCGATATTCAGGGATTTGGATTCAAATCCGACTGGAACGGCGAATTCCGGACAAGCGCCGCACACGATGCGATGGAGGGGCTGGCAGCAACCCACGCCAACGCCATCTCGATCGCGCCGCGATTCTTCACAGGCGGAAAAAATGCAAACCAAGTCATCGCCGATCCCGGCAAGACTGAGAGCGACGCAAACATCGCCGCAACGATTGCGGATGCGCACAATCTTGGGCTGTCCGTCCTGCTCAAGCCGATGGTCACCGGGCTTGATGGAACCAGTCAGAATGAGCTTGCACCGAGCGACGTTGATGCGTTCTTCGCATCCTACAAAGCTGAAATGCTCGATCTCGCGCGGGTTGCCGAACAATCCCATGTCGAGATGCTTTCGATCGGCAATGAACTCAGCAAGCTCTCTGGCGAGCAATACCGCGATCACTGGGTCGATTTGATCGACTCCATCCGTGCCGTCTATCACGGTGATCTGACTTACGCGGCCGCGACCGACGAAGCGATCAACGTCAGCTTTTGGGACAAGGTAGATCAAATCGGAGTCAACGCCTATCCGCCGCTCACGACCAAAACCGATCCGACTGTGAGCGAGATGGTTGCAGCGTGGAAAAGCGTCTCTGCCGATGATTACTGGGCGGCAGTGATGGATCACAAGTCACCCGTCGACTTCTTGCATTCTCTCGCCCTCGAACATGGCAAGCCGGTGTTGATGACCGAAACCGGGTATCGCAGTGTCGATGGCACCAACATCGCGCCCGGCGGATGGACCGCTAGCAGCACACAGGATGTGCAGGAGCAGTATGAGGCGTTCGATGCGTTCTTTCAGGTGTGGGGTTCGGAAGGCGGGAGCTGGTTTAAGGGCGCACATATCTGGGATTGGGAGCCCGACAATAAGTATTCGCCCACCGGATATTCCCCGATGGGAAAGCCGGCCGAGCAATTGATCACGGAATGGTTCAATGGACAGCATACGCCTCCGGCGTTGACCCTCACCGGATCGCCTGCGGCTGACCTCATGGATGTCGGCGGTGGCAACGACACGCTGTCAGGCGGTGCAGGTAACGATATCATTCGCGGTGGTGCCGGCGATGATCATATCACCGGTGGCCCTGATGCCATTCCACCGCTCGAAAGCACCACCATCACCGTCACGGGTTACAGCCCGCTGGTCGATGGCGTTGGTGCGAAGATGCAGGTGCTGGTGAATGGCGAGCAGGTTGGCGCAACGGTGGAATTCCACCCGGCATCGACGTCGTCCGAGTATCAGACCTACAGCTTCACCTTTCCAAATCCCGAGAAGGTGACGAGTCTGGACTTCGCATTCATCAACGATGCGGTCACGAGCGGAGGCGACCGCAATCTCTATATCAAGGACATCGCGGTCAACGGCGAGCATCTGACAGCGGCAGACGCTGACAATCCAAGTTCACCGGGTACGTGGAATCTTTATCAGAATAAAGCGATTCACTACGATACAGGCGGCCGTCAGGATCTCTTCTTTGGATCCGCGACCGACGACGACACGCTCGACGGAGGCCCTGGTCAGAATGTTATTCATGGCGGCGCGGGCAACGACGTCATCACGGGTGGGACTGGAAACGAGCAGCTATACGGTGATGATGGCAACGATCACCTGATCGGTGGCGGCGGCAAGGACTTCATCTACGGAGGGGCGGGCCAGGACAAGCTTGAGGGCGGGCCTCAAACTGCAAAAATGTATGCGGGAGATGGCAACGACCAGCTCTATGGCGGATCAGCCAACGACTACCTTTTCGGAGAGAACGGGAACGACCTCTTGAGCGGAGGCGCCGGAAACGACTATCTCCACGGCGGCAACGGCAGCGATACGTTTGTGTTCGCGCAAAATTTTGGCCACGACATCATCGGTCAGTTCCACGATGGCTTCGGGACTGAGGATGTGATCCAGTTCGACCGTTCAGTGTTTGCCAATTTCAGCGAGGTGCAGTCCCACATGGCCCAGATAGGCACCAGCGTGGTGATCACGCTCGATGAGCATAACTCGATCGAAATTCAGAAGACGACGGTGGACAAGCTCGGTCCCGACGATTTCTGGTTCGCGTGACGAAGCCGCCGGCAGCAGTTTCGTTCAAGCGGCTTCGCGCGCCGGAGCCGCGTCCGTCAACGTCTCGATAGCAGGAACTAGTGTGGCACCGGGCGTCTCGAAGATGCC from Nitrobacteraceae bacterium AZCC 1564 includes these protein-coding regions:
- a CDS encoding putative membrane protein (product_source=COG5488; cog=COG5488; pfam=PF10003; transmembrane_helix_parts=Inside_1_29,TMhelix_30_52,Outside_53_55,TMhelix_56_73,Inside_74_173); the protein is MDNRNDFDPPLQDAPLFSARLTPHRSLSRGGFLALMGFLTAVSFIAGFVFLLMGAWPVFGFFGLDVLIVYWAFRLNFRRAAASEDIVVTPYELRVRRVSHRGHVVEWTLNPLWVQLDKQVHEEFGIEKLYLVSRGRRLSVGSFLGPEEKASFAKALSSALQAAKRGPTYNPVT
- a CDS encoding endonuclease-3 (product_source=KO:K10773; cath_funfam=1.10.1670.10,1.10.340.30; cog=COG0177; ko=KO:K10773; pfam=PF00730,PF10576; smart=SM00478,SM00525; superfamily=48150; tigrfam=TIGR01083) encodes the protein MRPKASKTSKTKSSKTKSWTPEEVHEAFSRFSKANPEPKGELEHLNPYTLLVAVALSAQATDVGVNKATRHLFPVADTPQKMVALGEEKLREYIRTIGLYRTKAKNVIALSEQLIANHGGEVPRSREELEKLPGVGRKTANVVLNIAFGEPTIAVDTHLFRVGNRTGLAPGKTPLEVELAMDKIVPAEFKRHAHHWLILHGRYTCVARKPRCEVCLINDLCRWPEKAVPA
- a CDS encoding hypothetical protein (product_source=Hypo-rule applied; cath_funfam=2.150.10.10,3.20.20.80; pfam=PF00353,PF16841; superfamily=51120), encoding MAGVFDIQGFGFKSDWNGEFRTSAAHDAMEGLAATHANAISIAPRFFTGGKNANQVIADPGKTESDANIAATIADAHNLGLSVLLKPMVTGLDGTSQNELAPSDVDAFFASYKAEMLDLARVAEQSHVEMLSIGNELSKLSGEQYRDHWVDLIDSIRAVYHGDLTYAAATDEAINVSFWDKVDQIGVNAYPPLTTKTDPTVSEMVAAWKSVSADDYWAAVMDHKSPVDFLHSLALEHGKPVLMTETGYRSVDGTNIAPGGWTASSTQDVQEQYEAFDAFFQVWGSEGGSWFKGAHIWDWEPDNKYSPTGYSPMGKPAEQLITEWFNGQHTPPALTLTGSPAADLMDVGGGNDTLSGGAGNDIIRGGAGDDHITGGPDAIPPLESTTITVTGYSPLVDGVGAKMQVLVNGEQVGATVEFHPASTSSEYQTYSFTFPNPEKVTSLDFAFINDAVTSGGDRNLYIKDIAVNGEHLTAADADNPSSPGTWNLYQNKAIHYDTGGRQDLFFGSATDDDTLDGGPGQNVIHGGAGNDVITGGTGNEQLYGDDGNDHLIGGGGKDFIYGGAGQDKLEGGPQTAKMYAGDGNDQLYGGSANDYLFGENGNDLLSGGAGNDYLHGGNGSDTFVFAQNFGHDIIGQFHDGFGTEDVIQFDRSVFANFSEVQSHMAQIGTSVVITLDEHNSIEIQKTTVDKLGPDDFWFA
- a CDS encoding CysZ protein (product_source=KO:K06203; cog=COG2981; ko=KO:K06203; pfam=PF07264; superfamily=90123; transmembrane_helix_parts=Inside_1_20,TMhelix_21_43,Outside_44_67,TMhelix_68_90,Inside_91_135,TMhelix_136_167,Outside_168_197,TMhelix_198_220,Inside_221_250); translated protein: MLDAALKALSQILSPPMRAILWKSVGLALVLIVVVAVLLQRLLSWLAGSGEIWAETMLGPNFHTPLNILAWFVSIAAGLGIVAGAVFLMPAITSLVASVFVDDVADVVEREHYPAERPGVALPIGRAMIEGSKTALLTLLVYLLALPFVFVAGAGVIAFFIATAWLLGREYFELAAMRFRSPEEAKQMRKQYATTVFTAGLFIAAFVSIPIINLATPLFGMAFMVHMHKRLSGPRPELIEPTRKAGIPTA
- a CDS encoding 2,3-bisphosphoglycerate-dependent phosphoglycerate mutase (product_source=KO:K01834; cath_funfam=3.40.50.1240; cog=COG0588; ko=KO:K01834; pfam=PF00300; smart=SM00855; superfamily=53254) produces the protein MSDRLLVLVRHGQSEWNLKNLFTGWKDPDLTELGVKEAVQAGRKLKELSLSFDVAFTSALTRAQHTLDLALKEMGQTNIPVTKNLALNERDYGDLSGLNKDDARAKWGEEQVLIWRRSYDVPPPGGESLKDTLARTLPYFVQEILPCVLRGQRTLVVAHGNSLRALIMVLEKLTPEQILKRELATGAPVIYRLNADATVASVVDTAG
- a CDS encoding AraC family transcriptional regulator of adaptative response/methylated-DNA-[protein]-cysteine methyltransferase (product_source=KO:K10778; cath_funfam=1.10.10.10,1.10.10.60,3.30.160.70; cog=COG0350,COG2207; ko=KO:K10778; pfam=PF01035,PF12833; smart=SM00342; superfamily=46689,46767,53155; tigrfam=TIGR00589), encoding MVAGVRTAYIPAMMNIAMATPIISEQRLVKPAASAALRDYDAVRRAIAFISENWRSQPTIEAMADAASLTPDELHHLFRRWAGLTPKAFMQALTLDNAKRLLRDSASVLDAAYDSGLSGPGRLHDLFVTHEAMSPGEWKKGGEGTILRYGFHPSPFGVAIVIASERGLSGLAFADEGDEQSAFADMTRRWPLATYVHDQDGTTALAQRIFDSSQWCADQPLRVVLIGTDFEVRVWEQLLKIPMGKATTYSDVATKISSPKASRAVGAAVGRNPISFVVPCHRVLGKSGALTGYHWGMTRKQAMLGWETGRFCDV